The genomic DNA CAAAAATGGGTTGACGAGGGCGTTTTTAAACCCAGTGGTGACCAACAGGCCCAACCCTATTCAATCGTGTTGCCCCCACCAAACGTGACGGGTAAGCTCCATTTAGGGCACGCGTGGAATACGACCTTGCAGGATATGTTAATCCGGCAAAAGCGGATGGAAGGCTACGATACCCTGTGGCTGCCGGGCATGGATCATGCGGGGATTGCCACTCAAGCTAAAGTGGAGGCCATGTTACGGGAGAAAGGGATTTCTCGCTATGACCTTGGTCGTGAACGGTTCATCCAACAGGTTTGGGAGTGGAAGGATAAGTTTGCTGCTACGATTCACGAACAATGGGCGAAGCTCGGCCTCTCACTTGATTACGATCGCGAAACTTTTACCCTCGATGACGGGGTTTCAAAGGCCGTACGCAAGGTGTTCGTAGACCTCTACAATCAAGGACTGATTTATCGGGCTAAATACATCATTAACTGGGATCCCCAAGCGCGAACGGCTTTGTCAGACATTGAGGTTGAACACCAAGATGATCAGGGCGCGTTTTACCACGTTAAGTACCAATTTACTGGGGACACGACCTTTAATGGCAAGGACTACATTGAAATCGCCACCACGCGGCCAGAAACCATGTTTGGGGACGTAGCGGTCGCCGTTAATCCAAGTGATGAGCGGTACCAGGAGCTCGTAGGTAAAACGGTAATCGTCCCATTAGTTAACCGAGAAATTCACATTATTGCTGATCATTACGTTGATCCGGAGTTTGGGACGGGAATGGTTAAAATCACGCCGGCTCACGATCCCAATGACTTTAAAGTTGGAAAGCGCCACGATTTAGCCGAAATTAACACGATGAATGAGGATGCCTCGCTCAACGAAAACGCTGGCAAATACGAGGGAATGGACCGGTTTGTTGCGCGTGAAGCGATTGCCAAGGACTTGGAAGCTGAAGGAGCAATGTTGCGGGTAGAACCAATCGTGCACTCGGTTGGCCACTCCGAACGGACTGGAGTGCAGGTGGAATCCCGGCTTTCAACCCAGTGGTTTGTTAAAATGAAGCCCCTGGCAGAAGCCGCGTTGAAAAACCAACAGACTGATGATGCCGTTAACTTCGTACCTGAACGCTTTGAAAAGACCTTTAGTCGGTGGATGGAAGACGTCCACGATTGGGTAATTTCGCGGCAGTTGTGGTGGGGACATCGGATTCCTGCTTGGTATCACAAAGAAACCGGGGAAATGTATGTTGGTGAAACAGCCCCGAAGGATCCGGAAAACTGGGTTCAGGATCCGGATGTGTTGGATACCTGGTTCTCGTCTGGATTATGGCCCTTTACGACGATGGGCTGGCCGGATACTGATGCTCCCGATTTTAAACGGTACTTCCCGACATCAACGATGGTCACGGGGTATGACTTGGTGTTCTTCTGGATTTCCCGGATGATTTTCTTGAGTCTCCACTTTACGGCCCGGCGGCCGTTCAAGGACGTGCTGTTGCACGGCCTTATTCGGGATGAACAGGGTCGGAAAATGAGTAAGTCCCTCGGAAACGGAATTGATCCCATGGATGTGATTGACCAGTACGGGGCGGATGCCCTCCGGTGGTCTCTATCAACGGGAACGACTCCCGGACAGGACGAACGGTTCAGTTACGATAAGATGGACGGCTCGTGGAAATTTGTGAATAAAATTTGGAACGCCAGTCGATACGTGATTATGAACCTAGGTGAGATGACCAAGCCGACCCTCCCATCCGCTTCCGAATGGAATCTGGCGGACCGGTGGATCTTGGCACGGCTGAACCGTACGGTGGCACACGTGCGAGAAAACTACGATAAGTATAACTTTGGAGAGGCGAACCGCGCCCTGTACGATTTTATTTGGAATGATTTTTGTGATTGGTACATCGAGATGAGTAAGGAAACGCTCACGGGAGATGACGAGCAGGCCAAAGCGAACACTCGCAACGTGCTTGCGTACGTGTTGGATCAGTTCTTACGGCTCTTACATCCAGTGATGCCGTTTGTGACGGAAAAAATCTGGCTTTCAATGCCGCACGTCGGAAAATCATTAGTGACGGCCGCATATCCAGAAGTGCACGCGGACTTTGAGAATGCAACGGCTGAAAGTGACATGGCGCACCTGATCGAGATTATTAAAGCCATCCGTAACATTCGGGCCGAAGCGAATGCACCGTTGGGTCGGCCCGTGGACATTTTGATTAAGACGAACAATGCCGATTTGAAACGGGTCTTAGAAACCAACCGCGAATCCTTAGAACGCTTTGGGCACCCGCGCCAACTTGAAATTGGACCAGACGTGGTTGCTCCGAACCTGGCAATGACGGCGGTCGTTACGGATGCTGAGATTAGCATTCCACTGGCAGAACTAATTGATTTGCACGATGAAGTGCAACGCTTGACCAAGGAAGTCGAGAAGTTCCAAGCAGAAGTAAACCGCGCCACCAAGAAGCTCGCTAACGAGAAGTTTGTGGCAAACGCTCCGGCAGAAGTAGTAGCCGAAGAACAGACGAAGCAAGCTGATAACGAGCAAAAATTGGCAGCAACACAACAACGCTTAGCCGAAGTGCAAGCTGCTTTAGCAGAATAACGCAAAACAAGTCCAGATGAGTCTGGGCTTGTTTTGGTAAGGAGTAAAAATGATGACAGATTACCAGGCGGCCCTGCAATACATCCACAGCCGTCCGCGGATTCAAAAGGAAGCTTCCCAGCGTCGGATTAACGAGCTCTTGCGCCGCCTAGGCCATCCCGAACGGCAGCTTTCGACGATTCACGTGGTGGGGACCAATGGCAAGGGGTCCGTCGTGGCTTACTTACAACAATTATTACAGGTCAGCGGCCGCCGGGTGGGCACGTTTACCTCTCCGTTTATCGTCCGTTTCAACGAACGGATGATGATTAATCGGACCCCCATTCCAGATGCCGAGTTAACCCGGCTAGTTGCCCACGTGAAACCACTGATAGCCGCGATGGAAGCCCAGGATTCGACCCTGGGACCCTCGGAATTTGAAGTGATTACCGCCCTGATGTATCAATACTTTAACGAGCAGGGGGTTGACCTAGCAATTGTCGAGGCCGGAATCGGCGGCCAATCGGATTCGACGAACGTGGCCGATCGAGCGTTGTTAACCGTGATCACCACGATTGGACTGGATCACATGCAGATTTTAGGGAACACGGTTGCAGCGATTGCGCGTGACAAAGCTGGGATGATTCGGAAGCAGGTTCCCACGGTGGTCGGCCGCCTCCCTGCGGAGGCCAATCACATCGTGCAGACAATTGCACAGCAGCGCCAAAGTCCTTTGTTTCAACTTGACCGGCAGTTTAGGTACCAGCCCCAAACGCGCACCAGTTTTTCCTTCCGGGATTCGCAGGGCATAATTCCGAATGTGCCTACACACATGCTGGGTGATTTTGAAATGGAAGACGCTGCGCTTGCGATTGCTGCGTTTCGGACGTTAAGTCAGACGACCTTGCAACTTGCTCCGGGGCAAAGTGCCCGCATAGTGCGCCAAGCAATCAGACAGACGCGCTGGCCGGGACGGATGGAAGTGGTCCATGCCAATCCGAAAGTGTTACTGGATGGGGCCCATAATGTCTTGGCCATCAACCAGTTGTGTGAAACCCTGGCCGCGTTTCCCGAGCGCACCCTGAACGTGGTGTTTGCAGCGTTTGCTGACAAACAATTTCACCAAATGCGCACCCGGTTAGCGCAAGAACCGCGGGTGCACCTGTACCTAACGACGTTTCAAGGCAGCGGAACGCGGAAGAGCGCGCCGCTTCAACCAGCGGATGCGGTTACGGGGACGCTAATTCCGGAGTGGAAAACGGCCGTGCAGACCGCCATGCAAGCTACTCCGACCGACGGGATGACCATCGTGACCGGGTCCCTATTGTTTATTTCGACCGTGCGGAACTGGTTCTTGCAAGGAGATAAACCTTAAAGAATTGCTAATAATTTTAAACGGGAACCGTAACGGCACGCATTATGATATACTGTGATTATTAAAAAGAAATTAAATCTTATCATAAAGGGATGAACGTTTTGTTTGGATTAGGAACTAAGAACATTGGCATCGATTTAGGGACTGCCAATACACTTGTATACGTCGAGGGAAAGGGAATCGTCCTCCGCGAACCTTCCGTTGTGGCCAAAAATGCGAAAACGGGGGAAATTGTCGCAGTTGGAAACGAAGCCGAAGAAATGATTGGGCGGGCTCCAGCTAGTATTGAAGTTATTCGCCCCATGCGCGACGGTGTGATTGCGAACTATGACACAACCGTTACGATGCTGAAGTACTACATCGGCAAGGCCTTGGGAAATCGGAATGTGAAACCGTACGTGATGGTTTGTGTCCCAAGCGGCATTACAACCGTGGAAAAACGGGCCGTGATTGATGCCACCCGCGTGGCCGGTGCTCGGGACGCGTTCGTAATGGAAGAACCATTTGTAGCTGCGGTAGGAGCAGGGCTACCCGTAATGGATCCGACGGGAAGTATGGTGGTTGACATTGGTGGGGGAACCACAGATGTTGCTACCCTTTCCCTTGGGGGCATTGTTTCATCGCGTTCGATTCGGATGGCGGGTGACAAACTGGACGAAGCCATTGTGTCGTACGTTCGGAAAAACTACAACTTATTAATTGGAATCCCAACTGCAGAACAAGTTAAAATTAAAATTGGTTCGGCTTCGATTGAAAAAGCACGACAAATGGAAGGCGAAACGATTCGCGGTCGGGACTTGTTGACGGGCTTACCAAAGTCAACCGAAGTGACGGCGGAAGACGTGGCCACGGCCATTCACGAAGGCATTTTAGAGATTATTAATGCAATTAAAGAAACACTAGAAGCAACGTCTCCAGAAATTTCTGCGGACGTGGTGGACCACGGCATTGTGTTAACTGGTGGGGGCGCTTTAATCAAGAACCTCGATGAGGTCATTGCTGAAGCTACCAAGGTTCCCGTTAGTGTGGCTCAGGATCCATTGGATTGTGTGGCGATCGGAACCGGTGAATCATTAAAGAGCATGGAAGTCATGAAGAAAAAATAAAACAAATAAGCGGGCTCCCCCGCTTATTTGTTTTACAGCAGTGAATGGGAGATTGATATGCATAAGCTTTTTTCAAGCCGCAGTTTAGTGATTGTAGTGATTTGTTTAGTCCTAAGTGTCGGTTTAATTAGCGGAACGGTTGCAATTCGTAACCACCGTGCCACTCCACCGTTCTTACAAAGAATTGGCAATGATGTGGCTGGCATTGGAAATCAAACTCTGGGATTTCCGGTCGGCGTGGTCAATGGTTTTTTGGCAAATACCAATGATTTAATTAACACCTACCACGAAAATCGGATTTTGCAGGGGAAAGTGGATCAAATTGAAGCCACGCAAACCCAAAATAAGGCGCTTAGCACTGAAAATCAACAGCTAAAACGGCAACTGAAATTGGATAAAACCCTTACGGATTACGCGACGGTGAATGCCAGTGTAATTGCTCGGACGCCCTCTAACTGGCAACAACAGCTAATTATTAACAAGGGGCGGGTCTCTGGCATCCAAAAGAACATGCCGGTGGTAGTTAACCAAGGACTGATTGGTCGGATTAGTGAAGTTAATGACACCAATAGTAAGGTCGAGTTGATCACGGATAGTGGTGACGGAGCGAACCGGTTTGCGGTGGAAGTTGCTGGGGAAAAGGGCCCGATTGATGGGTTGATTTCTGGCTACGATAATGGTCGTAACGAACTCGAAATGGGGAGTTTAACTTCCAAAGACAAGATTAAAAAGGGTGCCAAGGTTATGACCAATGGACTGGGTGGCACGACGCCAAAGGGTCTGTACGTTGGAAAAGTGACCGGAGTTTCGGGGGCTGCAAACGGAATCTCGGAACGGATTAACATTAAACCAGCCGCGGATACCCGGAGCATTGACGTAGTTTCTGTCCTCGGAAAGAAATAGGAGGAGCTCATGATGAAGCGACGAAAACAGCATTTCCTGTTTCCAATCGGCTTAGTGATTGCCTTTGTCTTTGAGGGTTCGATCATGCACTTTTTTTCGACGCTCTTAGCCGGGACCTTTCCAATGGTTCCCTATTTGACCATGCTGTGGTTTGTGTATGCCATCCTGTTTGTCCGAGATTTGCACCAGTTACATTTATACTGGTGGGCCTTTGGAATTGGGATTGGATACGATTTGTATTACATTGGCGTCCTCGGGATTTATACCTTTATTTTTCCACTCATTGTGTACGTGACTAAGTTAATGACGATGTACATTGAAGAGAACGTTGTTAGTGGAACCTTAATCTATCTGATTGATGTGATTATTGTGTTAATATTAGGTTACGGGGCCGGACGAATTGCGCACCTGGTTTACTTCTCGGGGGTGCATTTCATGGCCTTTGCGTTTGGTCCAACGATTCTGCTGAATCTAATCATCTTTTTATTGTTGTATTATCCAGTGAGTTTGTTGTTTGACCAATATCGATCATAGGAGTTCTCGACGTATGAAAAGTGTAACGTTAAAGGGAAGCCAAACGGGCTTTCAAGTTATTATTGATGATGAAGCTGATTTTCACCAGGCAATCCACGAATTTCATGAATTGATGAACCAGTTGGCAACCAAGAATCGCGAATCGGCTGCCACTCAAATCGGCTTTACAATTTTGTCAGGGAATCGGGCCCTGTCTGCGGATCAAAAGCAGGAGCTCCGCGATATCACGGGCAAGTATGGCAACTTAGTGATTACTGCCTTTCAGGCCAACGTAATGTCAAACGACGAGGCCTACCATCTGCGTGATGAAAATCGGGTGACGATTATTGATCAGACGATTCGCAACGGTCAGGACCTCCGGGTTAAGGGAGACGTCCTGTTTCTAGGAACGATTCACCGGGGCGGTCGGCTCATTACCAATGGGAACCTCTTTAGTATGGGCAAGGTGGAAGGCATCGTCCAGGTGGGGTTTCCGGTTGATGAGAGTAAACTGGCCATTGGAGATTTTCACGAAGCCCAACAGGTCCGGATCGGCGAACAAATTGAAATCATCGCTGACCAAAAGGAACCGTTAGCAGCTGATGTGCGAACGGTTGTGCACGTTAATAATTTGCATAGTATTGATTACAGTAATTTGGATAACATTAAAGCAATTAGTCCAAAATTCTTTAGTAGAATTGGAGGAATCTAACGATGGGTGAAGCAATTGTGATCACATCTGGAAAAGGTGGGGTCGGGAAAACCACAACTTCCGCCAACTTAGGAACCGCCCTTGCCCTCATGGGGAAAAAGGTCTGTCTAATGGATTTAGACATTGGTTTACGGAACCTCGATGTGGTCCTCGGGTTGGATAACCGGATTATGTACGACATTGTTGACGTCGCGGACGAGCGGGTTCCCTTGTTCAAGGCTCTGGTAAAAGACAAGCGGTTTGACGGGAACCTGTATTTATTACCAGCCGCCCAAAACACCGATAAGAACGCTTTAAACGAGGATCAGGTTAAAAATATGGTGGCGGAATTAAAGCCACAGTTCGATTACGTTTTGATTGATTGTCCAGCCGGAATTGAACAGGGCTTTTTAAATGCCGTGGCCGGTGCGGATAGCGCCATCATTGTCACCACGCCCGAGATTTCGGCGGTTCGGGATGCTGATCGGGTGGTTGGTCTCTTAGAGAAGCACCCTTTAAAAGAGCCTCCACGGCTAATTATTAATCGGATTCGGCCTAACATGATGGATAATGGAGACGTGATGGACGTTGACGAAATTACCCACCATTTAGGGGTAAAGCTACTTGGAATCGTGATCGATGATGATGAAGTGATCAAAACATCTAACCATGGCGAACCAATCGTCTTAAGTTCGGATCACTTGGCAGCCAAAAGTTACCAAAATATCGCCCGACGGGTAACCGGTGAAACGGTGCCGTTGATGCCGATTAAAACGGCGCGCCCAAGTTTTTGGAATCGTCTAAAACATCTGTTCAAGTAGGAAAAAACCCTTAGAGTTTTCTAAGGGTTTTTTAATTGGAGGAAATATGGAAACCACACAGACCGAACGGTTACATGTAACGCAGCAACCAGGCGCAAAATTTAAAACGACGACCGTTGCCATTGACTTTGTGGCGCCCTTCGCCCAGCAGAAGCTGGAACAGCGCCTGTTGCTCGCGGAATTAATGGAAAACTATAGTGAACACTATCCCAGTAAGCTGGCGGTCGCACGCCGGTTGGCCGAACTATATGGCGCCCAGTTTGGCACCTCCGTTTTTCGAATGGGGCAGCAGGCGGTTGTGCGTTTTTTGATTAGTTTTGCTGACGAACAGTACTTGCCGACCAGCGTTGACTTAAGTCAGCAAATTGCCGCGTTTTTGCGGGAAATGATTTGGCACCCGTGGTTCGTGCAGGGACAGTTTCCAGAACGGGTCTTTCGTTTGCACCAGCAGAACGTAGTTAATTACGTACGTAATCTTGATGACGACAAGAAGTATTATGTTGGGCGCGAGCTCCAACGGTTGTACTTTACGGATGATCCGGCGCTGGGGCAGAGTATCTTTGGCAGGGTGTCCCGGTTAGCAGCGCTCTCTAACGCCGCGGTGGCTGATTATTATCAGGAGATGTTAACCACTAATTCGGTGTTTGTATCGGCACTTGGAAGTTCAGCTCAGGCGGTCGTAACTGCTTTGCAACCGGACTTAGCTTCTTTAACTGGCCCAGCGCCCGTGCCTCTCCGCTTGGTGCCTTACAAACCAGCTCAGCTCCAGGTTGGTTCAAAACGGGTGGCACAACAACAATCGTTATACCAACAAGCGTACGCGCTTCCCATTTTACGGACGGATTCCGCGTACCCCGCCGCAGTTGTTATGAATGGGTTGCTAGGCGGGACGGCGGTGTCGTTAATGTTTCATGACATTCGGGAACGTGAAAGCCTTGTGTACTATATCAATAGTAACTATAACGCGCTCCTGGGTGAAGTGACCATCCAAAGTGGGATTGACGGGCACCACCAGGCCCGCGTGCAGGAATTAATTCAACAGGAGATAGCACGATTGATCGACCAAACTTACTCAGACGAAGATTTAGCCCGCGTTAAACAGGTGCTCGTGTCAAACTTCAGGAGTAAGGACGATAGTCCCCGGCGCTTGCTTAACCAACAGGTGCTAACCGCCATGTTTGGGACCCAACCGAACGCGGACTGGGAGGCAAAGCTCAACCAGGTTTCGAAAGCAGAGATTAGTGCAGTTGCTCAAAAGCTCCAGCTGCGGGCGAGCTTCTTTTTGAAAGGGGATTCTGATGCAGAAACAAAGTTACCCTAAGTACCAAGAAACAGTTTATTCAACTAGGTTAGCCAACGGGATGCAGGTGATCGTCAACCCCAAACCGCAGTTTAATTCAACCTATGCTATGTTGACGGTGGGATTTGGATCGATTGATGTCCGGCTTTCTAACCGCCAGCTACCAGCCGGGATTGCCCATTTTATGGAACATAAGCTCTTTGAAAAGCAGACCTATGACGAAAGTGATCGGTATGCTGCCCTGGGAGCGAACGACAACGCCTTTACGAGTTTTAGTCAAACCAGTTATTTGTTCACGGCGACGAGTAACGTGCTGGCCAATTTACAGGTCCTGTTGGATTTGGTGTATCGTCCCTACTTTAGTTCCGCAAAAATTGCTAAGGAGCAGGGGATTATTGGACAAGAAATCTTGATGTATCAAGATGATCCGAATTCCCGGCTCTACTTTGATACGATTGCTAACCTGTATTCGCATTCCCCCCTTAGTGCAGATATTGCTGGAGACGTTCAATCCATTGCTCAGATTACGGAAGCGGATCTGTACGCGACCTACCGTCAGTACTACCAACCGGCCAACCTGACTCTGACCATTTGTGGACCGGTGACGCTGACCAAGCTCCTGCCCCTGTTTCACGACTTACCAAAGGGACAGTCGCAACCAGACGAGTTACACCGGTTACAGCAACAAACCAAGCTGGCAATTCAAACCAGTTCCGTAGTGCCGCAAACCACCACGACTTTGGATGTACAAACTCCAAAAGTCGCCGTGGGATACCGGGGACCGGCGCCTATAGTGACCGGCCGGGCCCTTGCGCAACAGGAGTTGGCGTTTGGCATTTTTTTGCAGCTCTTATTTTCCGAGGATTCTGATTTTTACCAACAACTCTATGCAGAGGGAATCTTGAATGATTCCTTTGGCTTTGATTTTGACCTAGAAGCTGCTTATCACTTTTTGATTCTAGCCGAGGATACAACCAATCCGGACCAATTTTGTGAGCGCATCACCGCTGTGATTGAGAGCGCGTTGCAGTACCCAGACCAGTTAGCAACGCAGTTTGAGTTGGTTAAGAATGAGGAGGTGGGTGAGCGGATTGCGCAGATGAATTCGGTCCCAGCCACGGCCAACCAACTGGGCGATCCGGTGAACGGGTATACCAATCTTTATGATGAAATCGCAATCATTACCCACCTCGATTTAGCTACCGTAGTGCACACCGCGACTCAATTCTTCAAACCAAGTCAACGAACCATTAATTTGATTAGGTAGTTAGCATGTTTTCCCGATTCTTGGTGTGATATACTGGCAGTAAATTAAGGAATTGGAGTGGAAACCATGAGTGAAGAAAACAAGCAACCCAACACCACGTCCGTTGGCGCGCAATTAAAATCCGCCCGGGAGCAAGCCGGGATTTCAATTGATGAATTACAGAAACGAACTAAGATTCAAAAGCGGTACCTGATTGCCATTGAAAACGGTGATTTTCAGGAATTACCAGGTCAGTTTTACGTGCGCGCCTTTGTAAAGCAGTATGCCAATGCCGTTGGGTTAAACGGGGAACAATTTTTACAGGCTGCGAACTTAACTTCGGCCCAGGCTAATCCCGAAAAGGCCCCATTACAAACAACGGCGACCCCAGCGGACGCAGAACACCCAACGGAAAGTCGCACTAGCAATTCCGGGGTAAAAGAGCCCGCAACCCAAGTTGACAAACGCAAGTTAACGCCCATCATTGCCTTGGTCGTTGTGGTGATGATTGTGG from Fructilactobacillus ixorae includes the following:
- a CDS encoding valine--tRNA ligase: MDKQTAEATTEMSTKFDPHAVEHGMYQKWVDEGVFKPSGDQQAQPYSIVLPPPNVTGKLHLGHAWNTTLQDMLIRQKRMEGYDTLWLPGMDHAGIATQAKVEAMLREKGISRYDLGRERFIQQVWEWKDKFAATIHEQWAKLGLSLDYDRETFTLDDGVSKAVRKVFVDLYNQGLIYRAKYIINWDPQARTALSDIEVEHQDDQGAFYHVKYQFTGDTTFNGKDYIEIATTRPETMFGDVAVAVNPSDERYQELVGKTVIVPLVNREIHIIADHYVDPEFGTGMVKITPAHDPNDFKVGKRHDLAEINTMNEDASLNENAGKYEGMDRFVAREAIAKDLEAEGAMLRVEPIVHSVGHSERTGVQVESRLSTQWFVKMKPLAEAALKNQQTDDAVNFVPERFEKTFSRWMEDVHDWVISRQLWWGHRIPAWYHKETGEMYVGETAPKDPENWVQDPDVLDTWFSSGLWPFTTMGWPDTDAPDFKRYFPTSTMVTGYDLVFFWISRMIFLSLHFTARRPFKDVLLHGLIRDEQGRKMSKSLGNGIDPMDVIDQYGADALRWSLSTGTTPGQDERFSYDKMDGSWKFVNKIWNASRYVIMNLGEMTKPTLPSASEWNLADRWILARLNRTVAHVRENYDKYNFGEANRALYDFIWNDFCDWYIEMSKETLTGDDEQAKANTRNVLAYVLDQFLRLLHPVMPFVTEKIWLSMPHVGKSLVTAAYPEVHADFENATAESDMAHLIEIIKAIRNIRAEANAPLGRPVDILIKTNNADLKRVLETNRESLERFGHPRQLEIGPDVVAPNLAMTAVVTDAEISIPLAELIDLHDEVQRLTKEVEKFQAEVNRATKKLANEKFVANAPAEVVAEEQTKQADNEQKLAATQQRLAEVQAALAE
- a CDS encoding bifunctional folylpolyglutamate synthase/dihydrofolate synthase translates to MMTDYQAALQYIHSRPRIQKEASQRRINELLRRLGHPERQLSTIHVVGTNGKGSVVAYLQQLLQVSGRRVGTFTSPFIVRFNERMMINRTPIPDAELTRLVAHVKPLIAAMEAQDSTLGPSEFEVITALMYQYFNEQGVDLAIVEAGIGGQSDSTNVADRALLTVITTIGLDHMQILGNTVAAIARDKAGMIRKQVPTVVGRLPAEANHIVQTIAQQRQSPLFQLDRQFRYQPQTRTSFSFRDSQGIIPNVPTHMLGDFEMEDAALAIAAFRTLSQTTLQLAPGQSARIVRQAIRQTRWPGRMEVVHANPKVLLDGAHNVLAINQLCETLAAFPERTLNVVFAAFADKQFHQMRTRLAQEPRVHLYLTTFQGSGTRKSAPLQPADAVTGTLIPEWKTAVQTAMQATPTDGMTIVTGSLLFISTVRNWFLQGDKP
- a CDS encoding rod shape-determining protein, whose product is MNVLFGLGTKNIGIDLGTANTLVYVEGKGIVLREPSVVAKNAKTGEIVAVGNEAEEMIGRAPASIEVIRPMRDGVIANYDTTVTMLKYYIGKALGNRNVKPYVMVCVPSGITTVEKRAVIDATRVAGARDAFVMEEPFVAAVGAGLPVMDPTGSMVVDIGGGTTDVATLSLGGIVSSRSIRMAGDKLDEAIVSYVRKNYNLLIGIPTAEQVKIKIGSASIEKARQMEGETIRGRDLLTGLPKSTEVTAEDVATAIHEGILEIINAIKETLEATSPEISADVVDHGIVLTGGGALIKNLDEVIAEATKVPVSVAQDPLDCVAIGTGESLKSMEVMKKK
- the mreC gene encoding rod shape-determining protein MreC, producing MHKLFSSRSLVIVVICLVLSVGLISGTVAIRNHRATPPFLQRIGNDVAGIGNQTLGFPVGVVNGFLANTNDLINTYHENRILQGKVDQIEATQTQNKALSTENQQLKRQLKLDKTLTDYATVNASVIARTPSNWQQQLIINKGRVSGIQKNMPVVVNQGLIGRISEVNDTNSKVELITDSGDGANRFAVEVAGEKGPIDGLISGYDNGRNELEMGSLTSKDKIKKGAKVMTNGLGGTTPKGLYVGKVTGVSGAANGISERINIKPAADTRSIDVVSVLGKK
- the mreD gene encoding rod shape-determining protein MreD, which encodes MMKRRKQHFLFPIGLVIAFVFEGSIMHFFSTLLAGTFPMVPYLTMLWFVYAILFVRDLHQLHLYWWAFGIGIGYDLYYIGVLGIYTFIFPLIVYVTKLMTMYIEENVVSGTLIYLIDVIIVLILGYGAGRIAHLVYFSGVHFMAFAFGPTILLNLIIFLLLYYPVSLLFDQYRS
- a CDS encoding septum site-determining protein MinC, whose translation is MKSVTLKGSQTGFQVIIDDEADFHQAIHEFHELMNQLATKNRESAATQIGFTILSGNRALSADQKQELRDITGKYGNLVITAFQANVMSNDEAYHLRDENRVTIIDQTIRNGQDLRVKGDVLFLGTIHRGGRLITNGNLFSMGKVEGIVQVGFPVDESKLAIGDFHEAQQVRIGEQIEIIADQKEPLAADVRTVVHVNNLHSIDYSNLDNIKAISPKFFSRIGGI
- the minD gene encoding septum site-determining protein MinD; this translates as MGEAIVITSGKGGVGKTTTSANLGTALALMGKKVCLMDLDIGLRNLDVVLGLDNRIMYDIVDVADERVPLFKALVKDKRFDGNLYLLPAAQNTDKNALNEDQVKNMVAELKPQFDYVLIDCPAGIEQGFLNAVAGADSAIIVTTPEISAVRDADRVVGLLEKHPLKEPPRLIINRIRPNMMDNGDVMDVDEITHHLGVKLLGIVIDDDEVIKTSNHGEPIVLSSDHLAAKSYQNIARRVTGETVPLMPIKTARPSFWNRLKHLFK
- the yfmF gene encoding EF-P 5-aminopentanol modification-associated protein YfmF, whose amino-acid sequence is METTQTERLHVTQQPGAKFKTTTVAIDFVAPFAQQKLEQRLLLAELMENYSEHYPSKLAVARRLAELYGAQFGTSVFRMGQQAVVRFLISFADEQYLPTSVDLSQQIAAFLREMIWHPWFVQGQFPERVFRLHQQNVVNYVRNLDDDKKYYVGRELQRLYFTDDPALGQSIFGRVSRLAALSNAAVADYYQEMLTTNSVFVSALGSSAQAVVTALQPDLASLTGPAPVPLRLVPYKPAQLQVGSKRVAQQQSLYQQAYALPILRTDSAYPAAVVMNGLLGGTAVSLMFHDIRERESLVYYINSNYNALLGEVTIQSGIDGHHQARVQELIQQEIARLIDQTYSDEDLARVKQVLVSNFRSKDDSPRRLLNQQVLTAMFGTQPNADWEAKLNQVSKAEISAVAQKLQLRASFFLKGDSDAETKLP
- the yfmH gene encoding EF-P 5-aminopentanol modification-associated protein YfmH, which codes for MQKQSYPKYQETVYSTRLANGMQVIVNPKPQFNSTYAMLTVGFGSIDVRLSNRQLPAGIAHFMEHKLFEKQTYDESDRYAALGANDNAFTSFSQTSYLFTATSNVLANLQVLLDLVYRPYFSSAKIAKEQGIIGQEILMYQDDPNSRLYFDTIANLYSHSPLSADIAGDVQSIAQITEADLYATYRQYYQPANLTLTICGPVTLTKLLPLFHDLPKGQSQPDELHRLQQQTKLAIQTSSVVPQTTTTLDVQTPKVAVGYRGPAPIVTGRALAQQELAFGIFLQLLFSEDSDFYQQLYAEGILNDSFGFDFDLEAAYHFLILAEDTTNPDQFCERITAVIESALQYPDQLATQFELVKNEEVGERIAQMNSVPATANQLGDPVNGYTNLYDEIAIITHLDLATVVHTATQFFKPSQRTINLIR